The Desulfovulcanus ferrireducens genome has a window encoding:
- the tyrS gene encoding tyrosine--tRNA ligase produces the protein MSVDIEKSLEIIRRGSVEIIDEKELVEKLKKKKVLRVKAGFDPTAPDLHLGHTVLIQKLKHFQDLGHQVIFLIGDFTGMIGDPTGKSETRKKLSREEVLANAETYKRQIFKILDPDKTEIVFNSTWMDKFTAADFVELCSKYTVARMMERDDFEKRFKENRPISIHEFLYPLVQGYDSVALKADVELGGTDQKFNLLMGRTLQREYGQEPQVIMTMPILEGLDGVQKMSKSLGNYIGIEEPAKDMFGKLMSISDDLMWRYYELLSDKPMSEIEKLKKGVQEGKIHPKKCKEELALEITARFHGRETALKELEAFNQVFAKGGLPEDMPVFNVSEKDKKKLVEILFESKLCASKSEAKRLCKQNAVSIFGGEKIKDPEHVFAPGEYVLKVGKKRFLKVVVA, from the coding sequence ATGTCTGTGGATATTGAAAAAAGTTTAGAGATTATCCGTCGTGGAAGTGTCGAAATAATCGATGAAAAGGAGCTTGTGGAAAAGCTGAAAAAAAAGAAAGTCCTGAGGGTCAAGGCCGGTTTTGACCCCACTGCTCCTGATTTGCATCTAGGACATACAGTGCTTATTCAAAAGCTGAAGCACTTCCAGGACCTGGGGCATCAGGTTATCTTTTTAATTGGCGACTTTACTGGAATGATTGGCGACCCAACAGGAAAATCCGAAACCAGAAAAAAGTTGAGCCGTGAGGAAGTTTTGGCCAATGCCGAGACTTACAAGCGGCAGATTTTCAAAATTTTAGATCCTGATAAGACAGAAATTGTTTTTAATTCAACATGGATGGATAAGTTTACTGCTGCAGATTTTGTAGAATTATGCTCAAAATACACTGTAGCCAGAATGATGGAGAGAGATGATTTTGAAAAGCGGTTTAAAGAAAACAGACCTATATCCATCCATGAATTTCTCTATCCTCTGGTTCAAGGATATGATTCAGTGGCCTTGAAAGCAGATGTAGAGCTTGGCGGCACGGACCAGAAATTTAATTTGCTTATGGGCAGGACTCTACAGAGGGAATACGGGCAGGAACCCCAGGTCATTATGACCATGCCCATTTTAGAGGGTCTGGATGGGGTCCAGAAGATGAGCAAGTCCTTGGGCAATTATATTGGCATTGAAGAACCTGCCAAGGATATGTTTGGCAAGCTTATGTCCATCTCAGATGATCTCATGTGGCGGTATTATGAGCTTTTGTCTGACAAGCCCATGTCTGAGATCGAGAAGTTGAAAAAAGGTGTTCAAGAAGGGAAGATTCATCCCAAAAAATGCAAAGAGGAACTTGCCCTGGAAATAACGGCCAGATTTCATGGCCGTGAGACGGCATTAAAAGAGCTTGAGGCATTTAACCAGGTTTTTGCCAAGGGTGGTCTGCCCGAGGACATGCCTGTTTTTAATGTTAGCGAGAAGGATAAGAAGAAGTTGGTGGAGATTTTGTTTGAGAGTAAACTTTGTGCTTCCAAGAGTGAGGCCAAAAGGCTTTGTAAACAAAATGCTGTTTCCATTTTCGGCGGAGAGAAAATAAAGGATCCGGAACATGTGTTTGCCCCTGGTGAATATGTGCTTAAAGTGGGCAAGAAGAGGTTTTTGAAAGTGGTGGTTGCTTGA
- a CDS encoding TIGR00282 family metallophosphoesterase yields MDFSLQKRMERKRILFLGDIVGKPGRKCIKKHLPEIKEKFFIDLVIANAENASGGLGLTSKNARELHNAGIDILTSGNHIWKYKEINLFLEETDWLLRPLNYPSGAPGKGVHIYENFWDRPLAVLNLQGRVFMEAVDCPFRKAQEAIEKLPADIPIIVDFHAEATSEKKAMGYFLQGRVTALIGTHTHIQTNDAQLMAGTTGYITDVGMCGPKESVLGMEPGVVLQKFQTARPVRFELAKGSVELNGVIIDFDLQTGHCLDIQAWKFDQTN; encoded by the coding sequence ATGGATTTTAGTTTGCAAAAGAGAATGGAACGGAAAAGAATACTCTTCCTGGGCGATATTGTGGGCAAGCCCGGACGAAAGTGTATAAAAAAGCATCTGCCTGAAATTAAAGAGAAATTTTTTATTGATTTGGTTATAGCTAATGCTGAAAATGCTTCAGGCGGCTTAGGGCTTACATCCAAGAACGCCAGGGAACTCCACAACGCAGGGATTGATATACTAACTTCTGGCAATCATATCTGGAAATATAAAGAGATAAATTTATTTCTGGAGGAAACAGATTGGCTTCTGCGGCCCTTAAATTATCCTTCGGGTGCTCCGGGCAAAGGTGTGCATATTTATGAAAATTTTTGGGATAGACCCCTGGCCGTCCTGAATTTGCAAGGGCGTGTCTTTATGGAGGCCGTGGACTGTCCCTTCAGAAAAGCTCAGGAAGCTATTGAGAAATTGCCCGCAGATATACCGATTATTGTTGACTTTCATGCCGAAGCTACTTCTGAAAAAAAGGCTATGGGCTATTTTCTACAGGGCAGGGTTACTGCATTGATAGGTACTCATACCCATATTCAAACCAATGATGCCCAACTCATGGCCGGGACAACAGGTTATATAACCGATGTGGGGATGTGTGGTCCAAAGGAATCGGTTTTGGGCATGGAGCCCGGTGTTGTGTTGCAGAAATTTCAAACTGCAAGACCGGTTCGCTTTGAATTGGCCAAAGGCTCGGTTGAGCTGAATGGTGTGATCATAGATTTTGATTTGCAAACAGGCCATTGTCTGGATATCCAGGCATGGAAATTCGATCAGACTAATTAA
- the rny gene encoding ribonuclease Y — translation MISSIIITAFICLGLGAVAGIMAQRYFLNKELKESQKLADKILEEARKEAAAQKKEALLQAKDEIFRQKKEWEREVRERERELKKQEQRLQEKEERLEHKLEKVAQKESEVVAWENRLAKQERSLEDKQSELQRLIEDQCKKLEEISGLTIEEAKARLMAEIESKTRHEAAKMIRVIEMEAQEKAAKKAREILATAVQRYAGEYVAENTVTAVELPSEDMKGRIIGREGRNIRALEAATGVDLIIDDTPETVVLSAYSPLRREVARQALERLISDGRIHPARIEDIVRKVEQEMEVKLREIGEQATFDVGVHGIHPELVRLLGHLHYRTSFSQNVLQHSLEVAFLCGIMAAELGVDVKKAKRAGLLHDLGKAVDHEVEGPHALIGADLAKKYGESKEIVHAIAAHHEDVAPASILAVLVQAADSLSGARPGARKELLENYVKRLEELENIATSFEGVNRAYAIRAGRELRVMVDCDHVDDDKTYLLCKDIAQKIEDNMTYPGQIKVTVIREKRAVGYAK, via the coding sequence ATGATCAGTAGTATAATAATAACTGCTTTTATATGTCTGGGGCTGGGTGCCGTGGCGGGGATCATGGCCCAGAGATATTTTTTGAATAAGGAACTAAAAGAAAGCCAGAAACTTGCTGACAAGATTTTAGAAGAGGCCCGTAAAGAGGCAGCCGCACAAAAAAAAGAGGCCTTGCTTCAAGCCAAAGATGAGATTTTTAGACAGAAAAAAGAGTGGGAAAGAGAAGTCAGGGAGCGTGAAAGGGAGCTAAAAAAGCAAGAGCAGCGGCTGCAGGAAAAGGAGGAGCGCCTGGAGCATAAGCTGGAGAAAGTGGCCCAAAAAGAAAGCGAGGTTGTGGCCTGGGAAAACAGGCTGGCCAAGCAGGAAAGATCATTGGAAGATAAGCAAAGCGAGTTGCAAAGGCTTATTGAAGATCAGTGCAAAAAGTTGGAGGAGATTTCAGGGCTTACAATAGAAGAGGCCAAAGCAAGGCTAATGGCCGAAATTGAGAGTAAAACCAGGCATGAGGCAGCTAAAATGATTAGGGTCATTGAGATGGAGGCCCAAGAAAAGGCAGCGAAAAAGGCCCGGGAAATTTTGGCCACAGCTGTTCAAAGATATGCAGGTGAATATGTTGCTGAGAATACCGTTACTGCTGTGGAGTTGCCCAGCGAAGATATGAAAGGTAGAATTATTGGTCGTGAGGGCAGAAATATCAGGGCATTAGAGGCTGCAACCGGAGTGGACTTAATTATAGACGATACTCCGGAGACAGTTGTCTTATCAGCTTATAGTCCTTTAAGGCGTGAGGTTGCTCGCCAGGCCCTGGAAAGGCTGATCAGTGACGGGCGGATTCATCCGGCTAGAATAGAAGACATAGTGCGCAAGGTAGAGCAGGAGATGGAAGTCAAATTGCGCGAAATTGGTGAACAAGCCACTTTTGATGTAGGCGTACATGGTATTCATCCGGAATTAGTGCGGCTTTTGGGACATTTACATTATCGGACCAGTTTTTCTCAGAATGTATTACAACATTCACTTGAAGTGGCCTTTTTATGCGGAATTATGGCTGCTGAATTGGGTGTAGATGTGAAGAAGGCAAAACGGGCAGGGCTCCTTCATGATCTGGGTAAAGCTGTGGATCATGAGGTAGAAGGCCCCCACGCTTTGATCGGAGCAGACCTGGCAAAAAAATATGGTGAGTCTAAAGAAATTGTTCATGCCATTGCAGCTCACCACGAGGATGTTGCTCCAGCTTCTATCCTGGCAGTCCTGGTCCAGGCTGCGGACAGTTTATCCGGCGCAAGACCAGGAGCAAGAAAGGAACTCTTGGAGAATTATGTCAAGCGGTTGGAAGAATTGGAGAATATAGCTACCAGTTTTGAGGGAGTAAACAGGGCATATGCCATTCGAGCTGGCCGGGAACTTAGAGTCATGGTTGATTGCGATCATGTGGATGACGATAAGACATATCTCTTATGCAAAGATATTGCCCAGAAGATCGAGGACAATATGACATATCCGGGTCAGATAAAGGTGACAGTGATTAGAGAAAAACGAGCTGTGGGCTATGCTAAATAA
- a CDS encoding cell division protein ZapA, translated as MPGYNLNVLGLEVAFKTDVGPDRVKKAKALIEERFQELEKRGRKLSKEKLLIYLALSLADDYLQTSKRLEEQEKALAKLLHRLENHDK; from the coding sequence ATGCCTGGCTATAATTTAAATGTTCTTGGTCTTGAGGTCGCTTTTAAAACCGATGTTGGACCTGATCGTGTTAAAAAGGCAAAGGCATTAATTGAGGAGCGATTCCAAGAGTTAGAAAAGCGAGGAAGGAAGTTAAGCAAAGAAAAGTTACTCATATATTTAGCGTTAAGCCTGGCCGATGATTATTTACAGACCAGTAAGCGGTTAGAAGAACAGGAAAAAGCACTGGCCAAGCTTTTACATAGATTGGAAAACCATGATAAATAA
- a CDS encoding cell division protein ZapB, with translation MDVIAQLSKKIEAVIEANKRLREENRSLIKELNEERQKNAQVMARINSLLKKIEDAHID, from the coding sequence ATGGACGTGATAGCTCAACTTAGTAAAAAAATTGAGGCTGTTATTGAGGCTAATAAGCGTTTACGTGAAGAAAATCGGTCTCTTATTAAAGAGCTGAACGAAGAAAGGCAAAAAAACGCACAAGTTATGGCCAGAATTAATAGCCTATTGAAAAAGATTGAAGATGCACATATAGATTAA
- the glmU gene encoding bifunctional UDP-N-acetylglucosamine diphosphorylase/glucosamine-1-phosphate N-acetyltransferase GlmU, with the protein MFSHKNIGALILSAGKGTRMNAEGPKVLQTILKEPMLAYVLKTLENVVGENIWPIIGHQAYKVEDGFPRYKGRFILQKEQLGTGHAVQVAWQTVVDQQLDWVLVVNGDTPLIPEEKLEELIRLCISKDADIGILTITLDDPGSYGRVIRDEKGHVQAIIEAKDFDDSKFGQEVKEVNAGVYLLKVESAHDLLAKLDNENRQNEYYITQLIGLASARKNKILALNCGENTELLGVNTPKELVLQEEALRKKIVNKWLDKGVIIRSPDFVRIGPKVQLEPGVEITGPAEIYGSSKISRGAVIESHCYVEDSKICAAHVFSFSHIVETEVDDDVNIGPYARLRPGTRIKKGARVGNFVEVKKSVIGQGSKVNHLSYIGDSEVGEKVNVGAGTITCNYDGQNKHKTIIEDGAFIGSNTALVAPVKVGARALIGAGSTITRDVPENNLGIARARQKNLKRR; encoded by the coding sequence ATGTTTAGTCACAAAAATATCGGTGCTCTTATTTTGTCCGCAGGCAAAGGTACAAGGATGAATGCAGAAGGCCCAAAGGTGTTACAGACAATTTTAAAAGAACCAATGTTGGCGTATGTATTAAAAACCTTGGAAAATGTGGTTGGCGAGAATATCTGGCCGATAATTGGACACCAAGCCTACAAGGTTGAGGATGGTTTCCCCAGGTACAAGGGTAGATTTATTTTGCAAAAGGAACAATTGGGTACTGGCCACGCTGTGCAGGTTGCCTGGCAAACTGTTGTGGATCAACAGCTTGACTGGGTTCTGGTAGTCAATGGAGATACGCCACTTATACCAGAAGAGAAGCTGGAGGAATTGATCAGGCTTTGCATATCCAAGGATGCAGATATAGGAATTCTGACCATAACCTTGGATGATCCGGGGAGTTATGGCCGTGTGATAAGAGATGAGAAGGGTCATGTTCAGGCCATAATAGAGGCCAAGGATTTTGATGATAGTAAGTTCGGTCAGGAGGTAAAAGAAGTCAATGCAGGAGTTTACCTTCTAAAAGTCGAATCTGCTCATGATTTGCTAGCAAAATTAGACAATGAAAACAGACAAAACGAATATTATATAACTCAATTAATAGGTCTGGCATCAGCCAGGAAGAATAAAATCCTGGCTTTAAATTGTGGTGAAAATACAGAACTTTTGGGTGTGAATACCCCTAAGGAGCTTGTGTTACAGGAAGAAGCTCTGCGTAAGAAAATAGTAAATAAATGGCTTGATAAAGGTGTTATAATTCGCAGTCCGGATTTTGTACGAATAGGCCCGAAGGTACAACTTGAGCCAGGAGTAGAGATAACAGGACCGGCTGAGATTTATGGGTCTTCTAAAATTAGTCGGGGAGCGGTCATAGAATCTCACTGCTATGTAGAAGACAGTAAAATCTGTGCTGCACATGTATTTTCATTCTCGCATATTGTTGAGACAGAAGTGGATGATGATGTGAATATTGGCCCATATGCACGGCTTAGACCCGGTACCAGAATCAAAAAGGGGGCCAGGGTGGGCAATTTTGTCGAGGTCAAAAAGAGTGTTATTGGTCAAGGGAGCAAAGTCAATCATTTGAGCTATATAGGTGATAGTGAAGTTGGCGAGAAAGTAAATGTCGGTGCCGGGACGATTACCTGTAATTATGACGGCCAGAATAAACACAAAACTATAATTGAAGACGGTGCCTTTATTGGTAGCAATACAGCTCTGGTGGCCCCGGTAAAAGTTGGAGCCAGGGCTCTGATTGGAGCCGGCTCAACTATTACCAGAGACGTGCCAGAGAATAACCTGGGAATTGCAAGAGCCAGGCAAAAAAATTTAAAAAGACGCTAG